From a single Oceanobacillus kimchii X50 genomic region:
- a CDS encoding NADH:flavin oxidoreductase/NADH oxidase yields the protein MTQLDKQYKVKGLSLKNRIVMAPMCQYSVNEKDGVPNDWHFVHYVSRAVGGAGLIIVEMTDVDPDGRITDYDLGLWSDDHVPAYRRIVDEVHRHDAKIGIQIAHAGRKAEDAEPPVAPSAIPVTSESKVPRALTTEEVKQTVKQFQDAAKRAVEAGFDTIEIHGAHGYLIHQFHSPLINKRNDQYGEDLSLFGVEIIQAIKEVIPEDMPLLMRISAMEYMDDGYDLNHSIEIAKKYQEAGVDVFHISSGGEGTPGKRKPANHPGYQLRFARTFRQELNVPIIAVGVLENPKVAEAALGNEDADLIAIGRGMLKDPYWAMHAIEEITGIVVPPKQYERAFPRKK from the coding sequence ATGACTCAACTAGATAAGCAATACAAAGTAAAAGGATTATCATTAAAAAATAGAATTGTAATGGCTCCGATGTGCCAATATTCTGTAAATGAAAAGGATGGAGTACCAAATGATTGGCATTTTGTTCATTATGTATCACGGGCAGTGGGTGGTGCAGGACTAATTATTGTAGAGATGACAGATGTTGATCCTGATGGTCGTATTACAGATTATGATTTAGGGCTATGGTCAGACGATCATGTTCCAGCATATCGTCGTATTGTTGATGAAGTACATCGCCACGATGCAAAGATTGGAATTCAAATCGCACATGCGGGTCGTAAAGCAGAAGATGCGGAGCCGCCTGTAGCACCATCTGCAATCCCTGTAACGTCTGAAAGTAAAGTACCTCGTGCGTTGACTACAGAAGAAGTAAAACAAACAGTCAAACAGTTTCAAGATGCTGCAAAGCGTGCAGTAGAAGCGGGATTTGATACGATTGAAATACATGGTGCGCATGGGTATTTAATTCATCAATTTCACTCCCCATTGATTAACAAACGAAATGACCAATATGGGGAAGATCTATCTTTATTTGGTGTAGAAATAATTCAAGCAATAAAAGAAGTGATTCCAGAAGATATGCCACTTCTCATGCGTATTTCAGCGATGGAGTACATGGATGATGGATATGATTTAAATCATTCTATAGAAATTGCTAAAAAATATCAAGAAGCGGGTGTGGATGTTTTCCATATTTCTAGTGGTGGAGAGGGAACTCCAGGAAAACGTAAACCTGCCAATCATCCAGGCTACCAACTTCGATTTGCTCGTACATTTAGACAAGAATTAAATGTACCTATTATTGCAGTTGGCGTATTAGAGAATCCAAAAGTTGCGGAAGCGGCACTTGGTAATGAAGATGCAGATTTAATTGCCATTGGACGTGGAATGTTAAAAGATCCCTATTGGGCAATGCACGCGATTGAAGAAATTACAGGAATAGTGGTTCCGCCTAAACAATATGAACGGGCATTTCCACGAAAAAAATAA